A window of the Nitrospiria bacterium genome harbors these coding sequences:
- the treS gene encoding maltose alpha-D-glucosyltransferase — MKPKKNSFFEEDPLWFKDAIIYQTHIKAFNDANGDGMGDFKGLTQKLDYLESLGVTAVWVLPFYPSPLRDDGYDIADYYNIHPNYGELRDFKEFLKEAHRRSLRVITELVINHTSDQHAWFQRARRAKPGSSARNFYVWSNTTQKYRDARIIFKDFETSNWTWDHVAKANFWHRFYSHQPDLNFENPEVQKAVFQVMEYWFNMGVDGMRLDAIPYLFEREGTNCENLPETHEFLKALRKHVDTHFQGKMLLAEANQWPEDAAEYFGKGDECHLSFHFPLMPRMFMSLQMEDRFPIIDILDQTPSIHESCQWAMFLRNHDELTLEMVTDEERDFMYRVYARDPSARINMGIRRRLAPLLENDRKKIELLNVLLFTMPGTPIIYYGDEIGMGDNHYLGDRNGVRTPMQWSSDRNAGFSRANPQKLYLPTIIDPEYHFESLNVENQERNQASLLWWMKKLIAIRKQSKAFGRGEIHFLLPDNPKILAFVRKYEDEKILVVVNLSRHPQMVDLDISPCAGCIPEEVFGRSRFPIIKDAPYSLSLGGYGYYLFYLHKEAEDSKIVKEKPLPDLGLVPRWEGILSGKSKGKLEREILPQYIRACRWFGGKARNIQQMKIVEQIPVGRDASLVQVLFIECHYTEGLPETYLLALSFIPEEEIQETVKGNPPGAIATFKMGDRKIFLRDGIYDDGFRKNLFLTIAKRLRNKGQHGEMTGYPGKAFRRLVDTTHLPAEGSHLLSAEQSNTSIIFGTALYFKLFRRLEEGLNPDMEAVQFLTEKTSFSNTPPFAGSLEYHRKGAEPIALGLLQGCVANQGDAWKYTLDEITRYIERVLAKGEPPPASLDPKLSPLGIAYQEIPLVFQELIGGVYLEMASLLGKRTAEMHKALSTETGDPAFDPEPFTMLHQRSVYQSMQSQARRGLQLLRKNLKNLANEAKEDAEEILNRETEILERMKAVLKQNRSGVRIRNHGDYHLGQVLYTGGDFIIIDFEGEPARPLNDRRLKQSPLRDVAGMLRSFHYASFTVLRNHTSLRPDDQSTLEPWTELWHRYVGGVFLQSYLETAGEAPFLPKELQEMDVLLNAFLLNKAIYELSYELNSRPDWVLTPLKGIKSILDIQGNASLFVEIQRAYPTGLPNP, encoded by the coding sequence ATGAAACCTAAAAAAAATTCATTTTTTGAAGAAGACCCGCTTTGGTTTAAAGACGCCATTATCTATCAAACCCATATTAAAGCATTCAATGATGCCAATGGGGATGGTATGGGCGATTTTAAGGGGTTGACCCAGAAATTGGATTATCTGGAAAGCCTCGGAGTCACGGCGGTATGGGTCCTCCCCTTTTACCCTTCTCCCCTGAGAGATGATGGATATGACATTGCAGATTATTACAATATTCATCCCAACTACGGGGAATTAAGGGATTTTAAGGAATTTTTAAAAGAAGCCCATCGACGCAGTCTTCGTGTAATCACCGAACTGGTGATCAATCATACCTCGGATCAGCATGCTTGGTTTCAACGGGCCCGTCGGGCTAAACCAGGATCATCCGCAAGAAATTTTTACGTGTGGAGTAACACCACCCAAAAATATAGAGACGCGAGAATTATTTTCAAGGATTTTGAAACCTCCAACTGGACATGGGACCATGTTGCAAAGGCCAATTTTTGGCACCGGTTTTACTCCCATCAACCCGATTTAAATTTTGAAAACCCTGAGGTCCAGAAAGCCGTCTTTCAGGTTATGGAATATTGGTTCAATATGGGGGTAGACGGAATGCGATTAGATGCCATTCCTTATCTTTTTGAAAGAGAAGGAACCAATTGCGAAAACTTACCCGAGACCCATGAATTTTTAAAAGCCTTAAGAAAACATGTGGATACCCACTTTCAAGGCAAGATGTTGCTGGCGGAGGCCAACCAATGGCCTGAAGATGCCGCGGAGTATTTTGGAAAAGGGGATGAGTGTCACCTGTCATTTCATTTCCCCTTGATGCCAAGAATGTTTATGTCCCTTCAAATGGAAGACCGGTTTCCGATCATTGATATTCTGGATCAAACCCCATCCATTCACGAATCCTGCCAGTGGGCAATGTTTCTCAGAAACCACGATGAATTAACTTTAGAAATGGTCACCGATGAGGAAAGAGATTTTATGTACCGGGTCTACGCTCGAGATCCCAGTGCCCGAATTAATATGGGAATTCGTCGAAGACTAGCCCCCTTACTTGAAAATGATCGTAAAAAAATTGAGCTTTTGAATGTCCTCCTTTTTACCATGCCGGGTACCCCGATCATTTATTATGGGGATGAAATTGGAATGGGGGACAATCATTACTTGGGGGATCGAAATGGCGTCCGAACCCCTATGCAATGGAGTTCAGACCGTAATGCGGGTTTTTCTAGGGCCAACCCTCAAAAGCTTTACCTTCCCACGATCATTGATCCCGAATATCACTTTGAGTCCCTCAATGTGGAGAACCAGGAGAGGAATCAGGCTTCTCTTTTATGGTGGATGAAAAAACTGATTGCCATTCGAAAACAGTCCAAGGCGTTTGGTCGAGGGGAAATACATTTCCTTCTTCCCGATAATCCAAAAATCTTAGCCTTTGTGCGAAAATATGAAGACGAGAAAATACTGGTGGTGGTTAACCTCTCCCGCCATCCCCAAATGGTAGACTTGGATATTTCACCCTGTGCGGGGTGCATCCCTGAAGAAGTTTTTGGAAGAAGCCGGTTCCCGATCATCAAAGACGCCCCTTATTCTTTGAGCCTGGGAGGGTATGGATATTACCTGTTTTACCTCCATAAGGAAGCCGAAGATTCCAAAATTGTGAAAGAAAAACCCCTTCCGGATCTTGGATTGGTTCCACGGTGGGAAGGAATTCTTTCGGGAAAATCTAAAGGGAAATTAGAAAGGGAGATTTTACCCCAATATATTCGGGCCTGCCGTTGGTTTGGGGGAAAAGCCCGAAACATTCAGCAAATGAAAATCGTTGAGCAAATTCCGGTTGGACGGGATGCCTCTCTGGTACAGGTCCTTTTTATTGAATGTCATTACACCGAAGGGCTTCCAGAAACCTACTTGCTTGCGCTTTCCTTCATTCCCGAAGAAGAAATACAGGAAACAGTCAAGGGAAACCCCCCTGGGGCCATCGCTACCTTCAAAATGGGGGATCGAAAAATATTTTTGCGTGACGGGATCTATGACGATGGGTTCCGAAAAAACCTGTTTTTGACCATCGCCAAGCGCCTGCGCAATAAAGGACAACATGGAGAAATGACCGGTTATCCGGGAAAAGCCTTTCGCCGTTTGGTGGATACCACTCATCTTCCAGCGGAAGGGTCCCACCTCCTTAGCGCTGAACAAAGTAACACCTCTATCATATTCGGTACCGCGTTATACTTTAAGCTTTTCCGGAGATTAGAAGAGGGACTCAATCCGGATATGGAAGCGGTTCAGTTTTTAACGGAAAAAACCTCTTTCTCCAATACACCCCCCTTTGCCGGATCCCTGGAATACCACCGAAAAGGAGCGGAACCGATTGCCCTTGGGTTACTCCAAGGATGCGTCGCCAACCAAGGGGATGCCTGGAAATATACTTTGGATGAAATCACACGATATATTGAACGGGTTTTAGCCAAGGGAGAACCTCCCCCTGCCTCGCTGGACCCGAAACTGTCCCCTTTGGGGATTGCCTATCAGGAAATTCCTTTGGTGTTTCAGGAACTCATCGGAGGGGTTTATCTGGAAATGGCTTCTTTGTTGGGAAAGAGAACTGCTGAAATGCATAAGGCCCTTTCTACCGAAACGGGAGATCCGGCATTTGATCCGGAGCCGTTTACAATGCTGCATCAGCGCTCGGTGTATCAATCGATGCAAAGCCAAGCACGAAGAGGTCTTCAGCTATTGAGAAAAAACCTCAAAAACCTGGCCAACGAAGCCAAAGAAGATGCGGAAGAAATTTTAAATCGTGAGACGGAGATTCTGGAGCGGATGAAAGCGGTTCTGAAGCAGAACCGCTCTGGTGTGAGAATCCGTAACCATGGCGATTACCATTTGGGTCAGGTGCTTTATACCGGAGGTGATTTTATCATTATTGATTTTGAGGGTGAACCCGCTCGCCCATTGAACGATCGACGGTTAAAACAGTCCCCCTTACGGGATGTGGCGGGAATGCTCAGGTCATTTCATTATGCCTCCTTTACGGTTTTAAGAAACCATACTTCCCTTCGCCCCGACGATCAATCTACACTGGAGCCTTGGACCGAGCTTTGGCATCGGTATGTGGGAGGTGTTTTTCTTCAATCCTATTTGGAAACTGCAGGGGAAGCGCCGTTTCTCCCCAAAGAACTGCAAGAAATGGATGTCCTTTTAAATGCCTTTCTTTTAAATAAAGCCATTTACGAACTCAGTTATGAACTGAACAGCCGCCCGGATTGGGTTTTAACCCCTTTAAAAGGTATTAAATCCATCTTGGATATTCAAGGGAACGCTTCGTTATTTGTTGAGATTCAGCGGGCTTATCCCACCGGGCTTCCCAATCCTTAA
- a CDS encoding alpha-1,4-glucan--maltose-1-phosphate maltosyltransferase, with the protein MGLPENGKGRVVIEHVHPEIDGGEFPCKRAVGESLCVSADIFADGHDVLTARLLYRPQGKRTWTEIPMMFLENDRWEGEFVAEEVGIYLFTLEGWVDHFKTWQRDLKKRVDAKQDVQIDLQIGGDLVEKASKRASGDDQKKLIHLARQIQNIRNPDQALAVSIGEELSELADKYPDRHLATRYPKELALMVEPPKALFSAWYERFPRSCTPDPGKHGTLKDCEKLLPEIAKMGFDIFYLPPIHPIGKKNRKGKNNSTESTPDDPGSPWAIGSDEGGHTAIHPQLGTLKDFDQLVKTAKNHQIEIAMDLAFQCAPDHPYVKSNPEWFRWRPDGTVQYAENPPKKYQDILPLNFESENWKGLWEELKNVVLFWIDHGVRIFRVDNPHTKPFPFWQWLISEIKKDFPEVIFLSEAFTRPKVMYRLAKVGFTQSYTYFTWRNSKKEFTSYLTELTQTEAREIFKPNFWPNTPDILPEHLQYGGRPAFLMRLVLAATLSSNYGIYGPTFELCLNQPRPGVEEYLDNEKYEIKTWNWDQPGNLKDFIARVNKIRRENKSLQTTWNLSFCETDNDQILSYQKVTEDLSNIILVIVNLDPFHTQSGWVKVPIWKLGIDSSQSYMVHDLLSDEKYIWQGELNFVQLNPHVVPAHIFRLKPKLKRETDFDYFM; encoded by the coding sequence ATGGGACTACCAGAAAATGGGAAGGGTCGCGTGGTTATTGAACATGTCCATCCTGAAATCGATGGAGGGGAATTTCCCTGTAAAAGAGCGGTTGGGGAAAGCCTATGCGTTTCGGCAGACATTTTTGCTGATGGACACGATGTCCTAACGGCACGACTGCTTTATAGGCCTCAAGGAAAACGAACATGGACCGAAATCCCGATGATGTTCCTGGAGAATGACCGATGGGAGGGGGAGTTCGTTGCAGAAGAGGTAGGCATTTACCTGTTTACCTTGGAAGGATGGGTGGATCATTTTAAAACCTGGCAGCGAGATCTTAAAAAAAGGGTGGATGCTAAGCAGGATGTCCAGATTGATCTCCAGATCGGGGGTGACCTGGTGGAGAAGGCTTCCAAACGGGCATCCGGGGATGACCAAAAAAAACTGATTCATCTGGCCCGACAAATTCAAAATATTAGAAATCCCGACCAAGCCCTTGCCGTGTCCATCGGGGAGGAACTATCGGAGTTAGCGGACAAATATCCTGACCGACACCTTGCCACCCGTTATCCAAAGGAACTGGCTTTAATGGTGGAGCCTCCAAAAGCCCTCTTTAGCGCCTGGTACGAACGATTTCCCAGATCCTGCACTCCGGACCCGGGAAAACATGGAACCCTCAAAGACTGTGAAAAATTGCTTCCTGAAATCGCTAAAATGGGGTTCGATATTTTTTACCTTCCTCCCATTCACCCCATTGGGAAGAAAAACCGAAAGGGTAAAAATAATTCCACGGAATCCACACCCGATGATCCAGGAAGTCCATGGGCCATCGGTTCCGATGAAGGCGGCCATACGGCGATTCATCCCCAATTAGGGACACTGAAAGACTTTGATCAATTAGTTAAAACGGCCAAAAACCATCAAATTGAGATTGCAATGGATCTGGCCTTTCAATGTGCACCTGATCACCCCTATGTCAAATCGAACCCCGAGTGGTTCCGGTGGCGTCCCGATGGAACGGTACAATATGCGGAAAATCCTCCCAAGAAATATCAAGATATCCTTCCCCTGAATTTTGAATCGGAAAATTGGAAAGGACTTTGGGAAGAGTTAAAAAATGTGGTTTTGTTTTGGATTGATCATGGCGTCCGGATATTTCGGGTGGACAACCCCCATACCAAGCCGTTTCCTTTTTGGCAATGGTTGATTTCCGAAATCAAAAAAGATTTCCCGGAAGTCATTTTTTTATCAGAGGCGTTTACCCGCCCAAAGGTCATGTATCGTTTGGCAAAGGTTGGTTTTACCCAATCCTACACCTATTTTACATGGAGGAATTCAAAAAAAGAATTTACCTCCTATTTAACGGAACTCACCCAAACGGAAGCCCGGGAAATCTTTAAACCCAACTTTTGGCCCAACACTCCCGATATCCTCCCAGAGCATTTACAGTATGGCGGTAGGCCTGCATTTTTAATGAGGCTTGTTCTGGCTGCCACCCTCTCCTCCAACTACGGGATTTACGGGCCAACCTTTGAGCTTTGTCTAAACCAACCCAGGCCTGGAGTAGAGGAGTATCTGGATAATGAAAAATATGAAATAAAAACATGGAATTGGGATCAACCCGGAAACCTGAAAGATTTTATTGCACGGGTCAACAAAATCCGGAGGGAGAATAAATCTCTGCAGACCACGTGGAATCTATCCTTTTGTGAAACGGACAATGATCAGATCCTATCCTATCAAAAAGTCACCGAGGACCTTTCCAATATCATATTGGTCATTGTCAACCTGGACCCCTTCCACACCCAATCCGGATGGGTCAAGGTTCCCATCTGGAAACTGGGCATTGATTCCTCCCAGTCCTATATGGTCCACGATCTTTTAAGTGATGAGAAATATATTTGGCAAGGGGAACTTAATTTTGTTCAGCTTAATCCCCATGTGGTCCCCGCCCATATTTTCCGCCTCAAACCAAAATTAAAAAGAGAAACCGATTTTGACTATTTTATGTAA
- a CDS encoding DUF2062 domain-containing protein has translation MKPNFGGLPKGAFPGGLALGLFIAFTPSLGVQMILAGLGAFLLRVNIPIALAACWVTNPLTAPGIYLLQYELGRWLNWMPPSEEVFGQTGALKNFLRVAKPLWIGSLISSATLSFISYLLVNWSWGFFSTLRRPATPPLPRKKIRP, from the coding sequence TTGAAGCCGAACTTTGGAGGTTTACCCAAAGGAGCGTTTCCGGGGGGGCTGGCATTGGGTCTATTCATCGCATTTACACCCTCGTTGGGAGTCCAGATGATTTTAGCAGGCCTGGGAGCTTTCCTATTACGGGTCAATATTCCCATTGCTCTTGCGGCCTGCTGGGTTACCAACCCATTGACCGCCCCGGGAATTTATCTTTTGCAATATGAATTGGGCCGGTGGTTGAACTGGATGCCACCTTCGGAGGAGGTGTTCGGTCAAACCGGAGCCCTCAAAAATTTTTTACGTGTTGCAAAACCCCTGTGGATAGGCAGTTTAATCTCCTCAGCCACCCTTTCTTTTATTTCTTACCTTTTGGTCAACTGGAGCTGGGGATTTTTCTCAACCTTAAGGAGACCCGCTACTCCTCCTTTGCCCAGGAAGAAAATTAGACCTTAA
- a CDS encoding sugar phosphate nucleotidyltransferase, whose translation MRDQLSQRIKDTIIAQPENKGTGPGIFLPLIFLHGSYPEATVVIFPTDHYILGEEVFMNHIKSAGKKVEQNPFQWILLVSLPSKPEPEFGYILPNQDEIPKNAPTIKKVWRFIEKPGVSRARGLIKLGAFWNTFIMVFKTSTFLNGVASVKPDLFNAFLQIRWAIGTIKGKKVIHEVYGGLESVDFSKSLLEEIPCQTSICLSVLPITGVFWNDLGSEERPTKIIRKKGSNWKPANADNPQNSFWEG comes from the coding sequence GTGAGGGACCAACTTTCACAGCGGATTAAGGATACCATTATAGCCCAACCGGAAAATAAAGGAACCGGGCCTGGAATATTTCTTCCTCTGATTTTCCTCCATGGGTCCTACCCTGAAGCCACGGTAGTCATTTTTCCGACAGACCATTACATTTTAGGGGAAGAGGTCTTCATGAATCACATAAAGTCGGCTGGCAAAAAAGTTGAACAAAACCCTTTTCAATGGATCCTTTTAGTATCCCTACCTTCAAAACCTGAACCGGAGTTTGGTTATATATTGCCCAACCAAGATGAAATCCCAAAAAATGCCCCCACTATTAAAAAAGTTTGGCGTTTTATTGAAAAACCGGGAGTCAGTAGGGCACGGGGATTAATTAAATTGGGGGCATTTTGGAATACATTTATTATGGTTTTTAAAACCAGTACCTTTTTGAATGGGGTAGCTTCTGTTAAGCCGGATCTGTTCAATGCTTTTCTTCAAATTCGATGGGCCATTGGAACAATAAAAGGGAAAAAGGTAATCCATGAAGTTTATGGCGGTTTAGAATCAGTGGATTTTTCAAAAAGTTTACTGGAGGAGATTCCATGCCAAACCTCCATTTGCCTTTCGGTCCTCCCAATTACGGGTGTTTTTTGGAACGATCTGGGATCCGAGGAACGCCCGACAAAGATCATTCGCAAAAAGGGATCCAATTGGAAACCCGCTAATGCCGATAACCCTCAAAATTCTTTTTGGGAAGGGTAA